The following coding sequences are from one Stigmatopora nigra isolate UIUO_SnigA chromosome 10, RoL_Snig_1.1, whole genome shotgun sequence window:
- the slc5a8l gene encoding sodium-coupled monocarboxylate transporter 1: MVGTGGPVATFSVWDYVVFTGSIVGAAGVGLYQAFRGRGQKSSAEFFLGGRQMTAVPVAMSLTASFMSGVTMIGTPAEAYLYGSSFWIFAISYVIMSTISAEIFVPLFYRLEITSAYEYLEMRFNRLIRILGTFMYTTQTVLYTGLVIYAPALALNQITGMDLWGVLVATGIVCIIYCTLGGLKAVIWTDVLQMVIMLAGFVAVIARGAVLQGGLSKIWEDAEEGGRLEAFDFDPDPLKRHTFWSILLGGSVTWMSIYSINQSQVQRYISCKTLCHAKTALYLNMVGLCVTLSLAMFSGLTMFSIYKNCDPFSNGDVRSTDQLLPYLVMDILGTYPGIPGLFVAAAYSGTLSTVSSSINALVAVTVEDFIRPAFKNLTMKQTTWMNMGLSVVFGALCIGMAGVASQLGSVLQAALSIFGMLSGPLLGLYLLGMFFRTANSTGGLVGMLLSLVLTLWVGIGGQIYPPSPSKSNPLPVSIAGCNSTLQYNMTTATPWSTPVTKPNVRPPLADTWYSLSYLYISFLGTMMTIVIGLLVSMMTGGCRQTKLRPELFVRKYNLVCFSRSSKSEDLKTIKSASDLKMGVDNSQFVHSEGSILEATKL, translated from the exons ATGGTAGGCACAGGTGGCCCTGTGGCCACCTTCTCCGTGTGGGACTATGTAGTGTTCACGGGTTCAATTGTGGGCGCCGCCGGCGTTGGCCTCTACCAGGCCTTCCGAGGACGCGGGCAGAAGAGTAGCGCCGAGTTCTTTTTAGGCGGGCGGCAGATGACGGCCGTCCCTGTGGCCATGTCACTGACGGCCAGCTTCATGTCTGGGGTCACCATGATTGGCACGCCGGCCGAGGCATACCTTTACGGATCGTCTTTCTGGATATTTGCCATCTCCTATGTCATTATGTCTACCATCAGTGCTGAGATCTTTGTGCCTCTTTTCTACCGGCTGGAGATAACGAGTGCCTATGAA TACCTGGAGATGCGTTTCAACCGGCTCATTCGCATACTGGGGACATTCATGTACACTACACAGACG GTGCTGTACACTGGCTTGGTCATCTACGCTCCGGCTCTAGCTTTGAATCAGA TCACTGGAATGGATCTATGGGGCGTGCTGGTAGCTACGGGGATAGTTTGCATTATCTACTGCACTTTG GGAGGCCTGAAAGCGGTCATCTGGACCGACGTACTGCAGATGGTGATCATGCTGGCGGGTTTCGTCGCCGTTATAGCGAGAGGGGCCGTGCTTCAGGGAGGCCTCAGCAAGATCTGGGAAGATGCCGAGGAAGGGGGGCGCCTTGAGGCATTTGA ctTTGATCCGGACCCACTGAAGCGTCACACATTCTGGAGCATCCTTCTAGGTGGTAGCGTGACCTGGATGTCAATCTATTCCATCAACCAGTCCCAGGTGCAGCGCTACATATCGTGCAAAACACTTTGCCATGCCAAGAC GGCTTTGTATTTGAACATGGTGGGCCTGTGCGTGACTCTGAGCCTGGCCATGTTTTCTGGTCTCACCATGTTCTCTATTTACAAAAACTGTGACCCCTTCAGTAACGGTGATGTGCGTTCCACTGACCAG ttgcTTCCCTACCTCGTCATGGACATCTTGGGCACCTACCCTGGAATTCCTGGTTTGTTTGTGGCTGCCGCCTACAGTGGGACACTcag CACAGTGTCGTCCAGCATTAATGCCCTTGTCGCCGTAACTGTGGAAGACTTCATTCGTCCCGCATTCAAAAACCTTACAATGAAGCAGACTACTTGGATGAACATGGGTCTCA GTGTGGTCTTTGGTGCTCTGTGCATTGGCATGGCTGGAGTGGCTTCACAGTTGGGAAGTGTTCTGCAG GCAGCACTGTCCATATTCGGTATGCTGAGTGGGCCACTCCTGGGGCTTTATCTATTGGGCATGTTTTTCCGCACAGCCAACTCGACT GGAGGCCTCGTGGGAATGCTTCTCAGCTTAGTGTTGACATTGTGGGTGGGGATCGGAGGTCAGATCTATCCGCCGTCACCATCAAAGAGTAACCCTCTGCCAGTGAGCATTGCGGGTTGTAACAGCACACTGCAATACAACATGACCACAGCAACTCCATGGAGTACTCCTGTCACAAAACCCAA TGTTAGGCCTCCATTAGCAGACACATGGTACTCTTTGTCCTACCTTTACATCTCTTTCTTGGGTACAATGATGACCATTGTGATCGGCCTCTTGGTGAGCATGATGACAG GTGGCTGCAGGCAAACCAAACTGAGGCCCGAATTATTTGTGAGGAAATATAATTTGGTGTGTTTCAGCAGGAGTAGTAAATCAGAG GACTTGAAGACCATAAAGTCTGCATCAGACTTGAAAATGGGTGTGGACAATTCACAATTTGTACACAGTGAAGGCAGTATTCTTGAAGCGACCAAGCTTtag
- the slc16a1a gene encoding monocarboxylate transporter 1a: MAPAVGGPVGYTPPEGGWGWMVVIGAFISIGFSYAFPKSITVFFKEIEVIFNVTSSQVSWISSIMLAVMYGGGPISSILVNKYGSRTVMMLGGCLSGVGLVAASFCNSVQALYFCIGVVGGLGLSFNLNPALTMIGKYFYKRRPIANGIAMAGSPVFLSTLAPLNTWFYDKFGWRGSFLILGGLLLNCCVAGSLMRPIGPKPKPPEKTVGKRSCSQIMNSFIDLSLFKHRGFLLYISGNIIMFFGLFAPLVFLSNFAKSKDIPKEKAAFLLSVLAFVDMVARPSMGMVANTKWVRPRIQYFFAASVLYNGVCHVFAPMSVDYKGFVIYAMFFGFAFGWLSSVLFETLMDLVGAQRFSSAVGLVTIIECGPVLLGPPLLGKFKDIYHDYKYTYQGCGILLIVSSFLLFLGMGLNYRLLRKERKEEERMVRVGCHKPYRDSAAKVVEAGNTDAV; this comes from the exons ATGGCACCAGCCGTTGGAGGGCCAGTCGGCTACACCCCTCCAGAGGGCGGCTGGGGATGGATGGTGGTGATCGGGGCTTTCATCTCAATTGGCTTCTCATATGCCTTCCCCAAGTCCATCACTGTTTTCTTCAAGGAAATTGAAGTCATCTTCAATGTGACCAGCAGCCAAGTTTCATGGATCTCCTCCATTATGTTGGCGGTCATGTATGGCGGAG GTCCCATCAGCAGCATCCTGGTGAATAAATATGGTAGTCGAACTGTCATGATGCTGGGAGGATGCCTTTCCGGAGTGGGTCTTGTTGCTGCCTCTTTTTGCAACTCTGTCCAAGCACTGTACTTTTGCATCGGTGTAGTAGGAG GATTGGGATTGTCCTTCAACCTAAACCCCGCCCTCACGATGATCGGAAAATACTTCTACAAGAGACGACCCATCGCAAACGGCATCGCCATGGCTGGTAGTCCAGTCTTCCTATCCACGTTGGCGCCACTCAACACTTGGTTCTACGACAAATTTGGCTGGAGAGGAAGTTTCCTGATCCTAGGAGGTCTTCTGCTAAACTGCTGCGTTGCCGGTTCCCTCATGCGGCCCATCGGACCGAAGCCAAAACCGCCAGAGAAGACTGTAGGGAAGAGGAGCTGTTCGCAAATCATGAACAGCTTCATCGACCTGTCGTTGTTCAAGCACCGTGGCTTTTTGCTTTACATTTCGGGAAATATTATCATGTTCTTCGGTCTTTTCGCGCCATTGGTGTTCCTGAGCAACTTTGCAAAAAGCAAAGACATCCCCAAAGAGAAAGCAGCTTTCCTACTATCCGTTCTGGCCTTTGTCGACATGGTCGCTCGGCCCTCCATGGGTATGGTGGCCAACACCAAATGGGTCAGGCCCAGAATCCAGTATTTCTTTGCCGCTTCTGTACTCTATAACGGCGTGTGTCACGTTTTTGCCCCCATGTCTGTCGACTACAAAGGATTTGTTATTTACGCCATGTTCTTTGGTTTTGCTTTCGGTTGGCTGAGCTCTGTATTGTTTGAAACCTTGATGGACCTGGTTGGAGCGCAAAGATTCTCCAGTGCTGTTGGCTTGGTCACCATCATTGAATGTGGCCCAGTCTTGCTGGGGCCGCCTTTGCTAG GGAAGTTCAAAGATATCTACCAtgactacaaatacacataccAGGGCTGTGGGATCCTCCTGATtgtctccagtttcctcctctTCTTGGGCATGGGCCTCAACTACCGCTTGCTgaggaaagagagaaaagaggaggAGCGCATGGTCAGAGTAGGATGTCATAAACCCTATAGGGACAGTGCAGCCAAAGTGGTTGAGGCCGGGAACACAGATGCTGTTTAA
- the sycp1 gene encoding synaptonemal complex protein 1: MEKEGRFNFKLLVPPRVNSSQVFAVKPQENVDNGAELGPSKYFLKDQNMTSTFNKNVVNPTNSTAQDCFKITVPSTDKEERDSTPGQLCSKMFEEVEKIKCWKVKVACDAAQSERKLQENKRIIETQRKAIQDLQFQNESLSVKLDEQSSENEDLRNKDNATRNLCNLLKETFDRAANKMQLFESEREEMHKLTLENGVNVEKMIGAFEQLQGQAQANQREMETAKEGLQKMEELKEKYEQEYSCHEKEVATLQAEIVNKEGELQKVLCDLQYTQNQCTLIQEAKAKQCEDLNCLKLEQETLLEKLHSAEQRYKQSEMSLEAVVAELRQSKEEHTQILTSKDLSLQEVLRVKNEQAEKLEQVQTTLVELKDSLALEEQRFKTCEEKLKEQNQELEKTNKLLREIEEQGSRKDEQITVLLSDLEKNINSSELFKAEVDVLEVMVKDLQVDLSAKTLQAQQATVQAEITRGDNEKLQEAAEKAEESFKEKQCIAESKLFDLEEKLFNEMKKTEEYTSEIVQLKTELALNQAKYEELLSKCIQSECEKQSFEQKFESKSSKMEAVKENLKVSEEKVMVLSGEIEALTEENQRLRVDVCAMQSLTQDQCQEIQKLQKKMEDNFGDLKKKVKQAERQLKVSEAKCSFVKNKIGSYRKAGEYQKEVEKLKTLMEKELRKTNQLEEKMSSLNEESQNMKMKHDEEIQKLHKEFQDKSSLADELANEIKELRLTTAEAVRSKEDAELKCEHKMADVVALMEKHKSQYDLVVKEKDAEVEERKKSEIEALNSRTSLELELTNLQAENKLMEQQHLTEKENFQRELNDAKKELTSFKSTQLSQERNKTANAMNTYEKGSSSKTSMFDFGNAKDTFQKELSEMKKELSSLKTSWSSQDANKDNAINAMNKERQTSTPKSMAAKMSVFDFVKELEFESSNISSQRTQKNKLKDLRLEDFSAPATRSRRAGNTDKIKTYRMKTPPVSKQLDSWGKKAIELEPTSDSSDLNNVSNFDTMLASHCSGQPYSSTSRFKKNPTSAKPANSKSAALKRIRDAGWTAAVDSDKKRKNTHDIFS, from the exons ATGGAGAAAGAAGGGCGCTTCAACTTCAAACTCTTGGTCCCACCAAGGGTGAATAGCAGCCAAGTGTTTGCTGTTAAACCTCAAGAAAATGTTGATAATGGAGCTGAACTG GGTCCaagtaaatattttcttaaagaCCAAAACATGACTTCCACCttcaacaaaaatgttgtaaaTCCAACTAATTCAACCGCACAAG ATTGCTTCAAGATTACAGTACCATCAACAGACAAAGAGGAG AGAGACAGTACTCCTGGTCAGCTTTGTTCTAAGATGTTTGAGGAGGTGGAAAAAATCAAATGCTGGAAAGTTAAAGTGGCATGTGATGCTGCGCAAAGCGAGAGAAAACTTCAGGAGAACAAAAGAATAATCGAGACTCAACGTAAAGCCATTCAGGATTTGCAG TTTCAAAATGAAAGTCTCAGCGTCAAACTCGATGAACAGTCGAGTGAAAATGAAGATTTAAGGAACAA agacaATGCAACCCGCAACTTGTGTAATTTGCTGAAAGAAACATTTGATCGGGCAGCAAACAAAATGCAGTTAT TTGAATCTGAAAGAGAGGAGATGCATAAACTTACATTGGAAAATGGTGTCAATGTTGag AAAATGATTGGAGCATTTGAACAGCTACAGGGTCAAGCTCAGGCCAATCAGAGGGAGATGGAAACAG CCAAGGAAGGTTTACAGAAAATGGAAGAGCTTAAGGAAAAATATGAGCAAGAATATTCCTGTCATGAGAAAGAG GTGGCTACACTTCAAGCTGAAATTGTGAACAAAGAAGGAGAACTGCAAAAAGTCCTGTGTGACCTCCAATATACCCAGAATCAATGCACACTCATTCAAGAGGCTAAGG CTAAACAATGTGAGGACCTGAATTGTTTGAAATTGGAGCAAGAGACTCTGCTGGAAAAATTGCACTCAGCAGAGCAGCGCTATAAACAAAGCGAG aTGAGTTTGGAAGCCGTGGTTGCTGAGCTTAGACAGAGCAAAGAAGAGCACACACAGATCCTCACGAGCAAAGATTTAAGCTTGCAGGAGGTTCTCCGTGTTAAAAATGAACAAGCCGAGAAGCTCGAACAAGTTCAGACGACCCTTGTGGAGCTGAAGGATTCGTTAGCTCTTGAGGAACAAAG GTTTAAGACGTGTGAGGAAAAACTGAAGGAGCAAAACCAAGAACtcgaaaagacaaacaaactctTAC GAGAAATTGAAGAGCAAGGTTCGAGAAAAGATGAGCAAATCACAGTCCTTCTGAGTGATTTG gaaaaaaacatcaattcatCAGAACTTTTTAAAGCGGAAGTTGATGTACTTGAGGTCATGGTGAAAGATCTTCAAGTGGATCTTTCAGCAAAAACTCTACAAGCCCAGCAAGCCACG GTTCAAGCAGAGATTACACGCGGAGACAACGAAAAGCTCCAGGAGGCTGCTGAAAAGGCAGAAGAGAGTTTCAAGGAGAAGCAATGCATCGCTGAG AGCAAATTATTCGATCTGGAGGAAAAGTTATTCaatgaaatgaagaaaacagAAGAATACACCTCTGAGATAGTGCAACTCAAGACAGAACTTGCACTGAATCA AGCCAAGTATGAAGAGCTGCTGTCTAAATGTATTCAGAGTGAATGTGAGAAGCAGTCATTTGAGCAGAAGTTTGAGAGCAAGTCTTCTAAAATGGAAGCTGTCAAAGAAAATTTGAAG GTAAGTGAGGAGAAGGTCATGGTGCTCTCCGGGGAAATTGAGGCTTTGACGGAGGAAAACCAACGTTTAAG GGTGGATGTCTGTGCCATGCAAAGCCTAACTCAAGATCAGTGTCAAGAGATTCAGAAGTTGCAAAAGAAAATGGAAGATAAC TTTGGGGATTTGAAAAAGAAGGTCAAACAAGCAGAACGGCAGCTCAAAGTCTCAGAAGCAAAG TGCTCTTTCGTCAAGAACAAAATTGGATCCTATCGTAAAGCAGGCGAATACCAGAAGGAG GTTGAAAAACTTAAGACCCTAATGGAAAAAGAGCTTAGGAAAACAAATCAGCTTGAGGAAAAG ATGAGCAGTTTGAATGAAGAGtcccaaaatatgaaaatgaagcATGATGAAGAAATACAGAAGCTGCATAAAGAGTTCCAAGATAAATCTTCACTAGCAGACGAGCTTGCTAATGAG ATAAAAGAGTTGCGACTGACAACCGCCGAAGCTGTGAGGAGCAAAGAGGATGCAGAACTCAAGTGTGAACACAAAATGGCAGATGTGGTTGCACTGATGGAGAAACACAAA AGCCAATATGACCTTGTGGTCAAGGAAAAGGATGCAGAGGTTGAAGAAAGGAAGAAAAGTGAAATAGAGGCTCTCAACAGCAGGACGTCACTG GAGCTTGAGCTAACCAACCTTCAGGCAGAAAACAAGCTAATGGAGCAGCAACATTTGACTGAAAAG GAGAACTTTCAGAGGGAGTTAAATGACGCAAAGAAGGAACTGACATCATTTAAATCAACTCAGCTATCCCAAGAAAGGAACAAAACG GCAAATGCCATGAACACATATGAAAAAGGGAGTTCttcaaaaacaagcatgttTGACTTTGGTAACGCCAAG GATACCTTTCAGAAGGAGTTAAGTGAAATGAAAAAGGAATTGTCATCACTTAAAACATCTTGGTCTTCCCAAGACGCCAACAAA GATAATGCCATCAACGCGATGAATAAAGAGAGACAAACAAGTACACCGAAATCCATGGCTGCAAAGATGAGCgtgtttgactttgtcaag GAATTAGAATTTGAATCTTCAAACATATCCAGTCAAAGAACACAGAAGAACAAG CTCAAGGATTTGCGTCTTGAAGACTTTTCTGCACCGGCAACGAGGTCAAGGCGGGCTGGAAACACagacaaaataaaa ACCTACAGAATGAAGACACCACCTGTTTCCAAACAGCTGGAtagctggggaaaaaaagccatagaGCTGGAACCCACATCTGACAGCTCTGACCTCAACAATGTTTCg AATTTTGATACCATGTTAGCAAGTCATTGCTCTGGTCAACCCTATAGCAGCACTTCCCGATTCAAAAAG AACCCCACATCTGCTAAGCCTGCAAACTCAAAGTCTGCGGCCCTCAAGAGGATTCGTGATGCTGGATGGACCGCTGCTGTTGACTCTGACAAAAAGAGGAAGAACACTCATGATATCTTTTCATAA